The following are encoded in a window of Candidatus Fluviicola riflensis genomic DNA:
- a CDS encoding ABC transporter ATP-binding protein, translating to MGEIILEIKNLRKNYADVLALDSLSLTVEKGQIFGLLGPNGSGKTTTLAILLGALNATSGSFSWFSNGTKDENRKNIGSLLETPNFYPYLNAVDNLIVVARIKGMTDYMGRIEEVLKRVNLWERKSSRFRTFSLGMKQRLAIASALLNNPDVLVLDEPTNGLDPLGINEMRTLILEIAQEGKTIIIASHILDEIEKICTHVAILRKGKLLEVGPLNQIMSQEQLFLVKADDLAMLKSIVDDLPDMHFLKEMEGELLISSVLSEASKVNRLFAEKGLYLSGLREYRKNLETIFLEIVEA from the coding sequence ATGGGTGAAATCATTCTTGAAATAAAGAACCTGCGGAAAAATTATGCCGACGTTCTAGCGTTGGATTCGCTGAGTTTAACGGTCGAAAAAGGACAGATTTTCGGGTTATTAGGTCCAAACGGAAGTGGAAAAACCACCACGCTTGCCATTCTGTTAGGCGCTTTAAATGCTACTTCGGGTTCATTTAGCTGGTTTAGCAACGGCACCAAAGACGAAAACCGGAAGAATATCGGTTCATTGCTTGAAACGCCCAACTTTTATCCTTACCTGAATGCGGTGGACAACCTGATCGTGGTTGCCCGAATCAAAGGCATGACTGATTACATGGGCCGGATCGAAGAAGTGTTGAAACGAGTGAATTTATGGGAACGTAAATCATCGCGCTTCCGTACGTTTTCACTGGGAATGAAACAGCGTTTGGCAATCGCATCGGCTTTGCTCAACAATCCGGATGTTCTGGTATTGGACGAACCCACAAACGGGCTTGACCCGCTGGGAATTAATGAAATGCGAACCCTCATCCTGGAAATTGCCCAGGAAGGAAAAACCATTATTATTGCTTCGCATATCCTGGATGAAATCGAAAAGATCTGTACACACGTAGCGATCCTGCGCAAAGGAAAACTCCTGGAAGTAGGCCCATTGAACCAAATCATGTCGCAGGAACAATTGTTTTTGGTAAAAGCAGACGATCTGGCGATGTTAAAATCAATCGTCGACGATTTACCGGACATGCACTTTCTGAAAGAAATGGAAGGGGAACTATTGATCTCCTCAGTTCTATCCGAAGCATCGAAAGTTAACCGCTTGTTTGCCGAAAAGGGCCTTTACCTTTCGGGATTGCGTGAATACCGCAAGAATTTAGAAACCATTTTCCTAGAAATCGTTGAAGCATGA
- a CDS encoding tRNA uridine-5-carboxymethylaminomethyl(34) synthesis GTPase MnmE produces MNNSFSSDTICALSTAQGMGAIAVIRVSGKQALEIASSVFSKSLEEAASHTAHFGRIRTSEGEIIDEVLITVLREGHSFTGEHTVEIACHGSQFIQQQILQLLLERGCRMAEPGEFTMRAFMNGRMDLSQAEAVADLIASESKRAHEVAMKQMRGGFSNELKTLREKLIHFASLVELELDFAEEDVEFADRTQLNQLIIEVLNYVQRLIQSFALGNVLKNGVPVAIVGAPNTGKSTLLNQLLGEERAIVSNIAGTTRDVIEETLNIDGILFRLIDTAGIREDAEAIEALGIERSHEKIKQAQLVLIMSDYSLTASNQEGHQSMNETEAAEWSDHLSEQFPDKHFLVVGNKADLRATKDNTLWQHATPLLPISAKTGEGIIELKKWLVDQVMGDFNTQTDTIVTNARHLDALHKTAESLEKAKWGLDTNVTGDFVAMDIRQAMFELGTITGDISTEDLLGNIFSKFCIGK; encoded by the coding sequence ATGAACAATTCGTTTTCTTCCGATACCATTTGTGCTCTTTCAACCGCCCAGGGAATGGGTGCCATCGCCGTGATCCGGGTTTCGGGGAAACAGGCTTTGGAAATTGCCTCATCGGTATTTTCGAAATCGTTGGAGGAAGCTGCGTCTCATACGGCACATTTCGGACGAATCCGAACATCGGAAGGTGAGATCATTGACGAAGTATTGATTACCGTTTTGCGCGAAGGACATAGCTTTACGGGCGAACACACGGTTGAAATTGCCTGCCACGGTTCGCAATTTATTCAGCAGCAGATCCTGCAATTGTTATTGGAACGCGGTTGCCGCATGGCCGAGCCGGGTGAATTTACGATGCGCGCTTTTATGAACGGCCGCATGGATTTGTCGCAAGCCGAAGCCGTTGCCGACCTGATTGCTTCTGAGTCGAAACGGGCACACGAAGTCGCGATGAAACAGATGCGTGGCGGCTTCTCCAATGAACTAAAAACACTGCGTGAAAAATTAATTCACTTTGCATCTTTAGTTGAATTGGAGCTTGATTTTGCTGAGGAAGATGTAGAATTTGCTGATCGCACACAATTAAATCAACTAATTATAGAGGTGTTGAATTATGTTCAACGGCTTATCCAATCATTTGCGCTCGGGAATGTGCTCAAAAACGGAGTTCCGGTAGCGATTGTTGGCGCGCCAAACACAGGGAAAAGCACGTTGCTGAACCAACTTTTGGGTGAAGAACGCGCGATCGTGAGCAACATTGCGGGAACCACGCGCGATGTGATCGAAGAAACATTGAACATCGACGGGATCTTGTTCCGTTTGATTGATACCGCCGGAATCCGGGAAGATGCCGAAGCCATTGAAGCGTTGGGAATAGAGCGTTCGCACGAGAAAATCAAACAGGCGCAACTCGTGTTGATCATGAGCGATTACAGCCTGACGGCTTCAAACCAGGAAGGCCACCAATCGATGAATGAGACGGAAGCCGCCGAGTGGAGCGATCATTTGTCGGAACAATTTCCGGATAAACACTTTTTGGTGGTCGGCAACAAAGCTGATTTACGCGCGACGAAAGACAACACACTTTGGCAGCATGCCACTCCGTTATTACCCATCAGCGCCAAAACCGGCGAAGGAATCATCGAACTAAAAAAATGGTTAGTTGACCAGGTCATGGGTGATTTCAACACGCAAACCGACACGATTGTGACCAATGCACGTCACCTGGATGCGCTGCACAAAACCGCCGAATCACTCGAAAAAGCCAAATGGGGACTCGACACCAACGTTACAGGAGATTTTGTAGCCATGGACATTCGCCAGGCGATGTTTGAGCTCGGCACGATTACGGGAGATATTTCTACCGAGGATTTGCTGGGGAATATCTTTAGTAAGTTTTGTATCGGAAAGTAA
- a CDS encoding acriflavin resistance protein: MNIASLSINRPVLATVLSILVVIFGIIGFSYLGVREFPSVDPPIITVTTNYGGANPDVIESQITEPLEESINGVSGIRTISSVSSDGRSTITVEFDLSVDLDAAANDVRDKVSGAVRRLPPDADPPIVAKSDANAETIFSLTVQSDKKTLLELTDLGNNVFKERFQTIKGVSEIRIWGEKKFSMKFNLDPDKMTGHNLTAVEVQRALLEQNVELPSGRIEGNTVDLTIRTFGRLTTEKDFNNLIVSQKGTEIVRLKDVGRAELAPENERTLLRGNHGIPMIGIAVNPQPGANYIEIVDEIYKKIEQIKKELPKDVTLGVALDSTQNIRKSILEVEETILIAFVLVVLVIFLFLRDWRTTLIPIIAIPISLIGTFFIMYLSDFSINLLTLLGIVLATGLVVDDAIVVMENIYSRVEKGEDPKEAAHNGSKEILFAIISTTITLTTVFLPVMFLDGLTGRLFREFGVVVAGSVIISAFISLTLTPMMSSRLLKKKTHHSRFYNMSEKFLNGMINGYRRSLEAFMKRAWLSFIFLAGCFVLMWWNGSDLQEELAPMEDKSRFMIMSNAPEGTSFDRMDQHQRQLIDLVDTLPEKDNLLAVTSPGFGSSVSVNKGFVRINLTPPGERKRTQQEIVDDLSGKIAGYNFARSFIIQEQTIGGGRSAGLPVHYILQAPTFEEMKEILPIFMQAAAADPTFSIVDVDLKFNKPELQVNIQRDKAASVDVSVNEIATTLQLYFSGQRFGYFIMNGKQYQVIGQAMKEKRDDPSDLRGIQVRSGSGQLIPLDNLVTVTNESSPPSLFRYNRYVSATVSAQTADGKTIGDGIAAMDKIAEKILPESFSHSLGGTSKEFAESGSSLLFAFLLALVLVYLVLAAQFESFSDPVIIMCTILLASAGALLSLWLTDQTLNIFSEIGIIVLVGLVTKNGILIVEFANQRKKDGLSVREAIIDASAARFRPILMTTLATILGALPIALALGEASTSRVSMGISIVGGLAFSLILTLYMVPGLYIYMSSKKRS; the protein is encoded by the coding sequence ATGAATATAGCCTCGCTGAGTATTAACCGGCCCGTACTGGCAACGGTACTGTCTATTTTGGTGGTCATTTTCGGAATCATCGGGTTTTCGTACCTCGGTGTGCGCGAATTTCCGTCGGTCGATCCACCCATTATTACGGTAACTACCAACTACGGCGGTGCCAATCCGGATGTGATCGAATCGCAGATTACCGAACCGCTCGAGGAATCGATCAACGGTGTTTCGGGAATCCGCACCATTAGTTCGGTGAGCTCCGACGGACGAAGTACGATTACCGTAGAATTTGACCTGAGCGTGGATCTTGATGCCGCGGCGAATGACGTTCGCGACAAGGTTTCCGGCGCTGTCCGACGCTTACCGCCCGATGCTGATCCACCAATTGTGGCTAAATCGGATGCCAATGCCGAGACGATTTTCTCGCTGACCGTGCAATCTGACAAAAAAACCCTGCTCGAACTGACCGACTTGGGAAACAATGTCTTCAAGGAACGTTTTCAAACGATTAAAGGTGTGAGTGAAATCCGAATCTGGGGTGAGAAGAAATTCTCGATGAAATTCAACCTCGATCCGGATAAAATGACAGGCCACAACCTCACGGCGGTTGAAGTACAACGGGCATTACTGGAACAAAACGTCGAGCTTCCATCGGGTAGAATTGAAGGAAACACGGTCGATCTGACCATTCGAACGTTTGGCCGTTTGACCACCGAAAAAGACTTTAACAACCTCATCGTTTCGCAAAAAGGAACAGAGATTGTTCGCCTCAAAGATGTTGGCCGGGCAGAACTGGCTCCGGAAAACGAACGGACATTATTGCGTGGAAACCACGGAATCCCAATGATCGGAATTGCTGTAAATCCGCAACCGGGAGCCAATTACATTGAGATTGTCGACGAGATTTACAAGAAAATCGAGCAGATCAAAAAGGAATTACCCAAAGACGTAACACTCGGTGTAGCCCTTGATTCCACGCAGAATATACGCAAATCGATCCTGGAGGTGGAAGAAACCATCCTGATTGCCTTTGTGCTGGTAGTGCTCGTTATTTTCCTGTTCCTGCGCGACTGGCGCACCACGCTCATTCCCATTATCGCCATTCCGATCTCGCTCATCGGTACGTTTTTCATCATGTACCTTTCCGATTTCTCGATAAACCTGTTGACTTTGCTCGGAATCGTTCTGGCCACCGGCCTCGTGGTCGATGACGCCATTGTGGTGATGGAAAACATTTATTCGCGCGTAGAAAAAGGTGAAGATCCGAAAGAAGCAGCGCACAACGGATCGAAAGAAATACTGTTCGCTATTATTTCGACCACGATCACGCTTACAACGGTATTCTTGCCGGTGATGTTCCTCGACGGATTAACCGGCCGTTTATTCCGCGAATTCGGAGTTGTTGTAGCAGGATCGGTGATCATTTCGGCTTTTATTTCATTGACGCTTACGCCAATGATGAGTTCGCGGTTGCTGAAGAAAAAAACACATCATTCGCGTTTTTACAACATGTCCGAGAAATTCCTCAACGGCATGATCAACGGGTATCGCCGTTCGCTGGAAGCCTTTATGAAACGCGCCTGGCTGTCGTTTATCTTCTTAGCCGGCTGTTTCGTTTTGATGTGGTGGAACGGCAGCGATTTGCAGGAAGAACTGGCACCCATGGAAGATAAAAGCCGCTTCATGATCATGTCGAATGCGCCGGAAGGAACCTCGTTTGATCGTATGGATCAACACCAGCGCCAACTCATCGATCTGGTAGATACACTTCCGGAAAAAGACAACCTGCTTGCGGTAACTTCTCCAGGGTTCGGTTCATCCGTATCTGTCAACAAAGGGTTTGTGCGGATCAATCTTACTCCACCTGGTGAACGCAAACGCACGCAGCAGGAAATCGTAGATGATCTTTCAGGCAAAATAGCGGGTTATAACTTCGCGCGGTCATTCATTATCCAGGAACAAACCATTGGTGGCGGTCGTTCGGCCGGACTTCCCGTTCATTACATTTTGCAGGCACCTACGTTTGAAGAAATGAAGGAAATCCTGCCGATTTTCATGCAGGCCGCCGCTGCAGATCCTACATTCAGTATTGTGGATGTGGATTTGAAATTCAACAAACCCGAGCTACAGGTAAATATTCAGCGTGACAAAGCCGCAAGTGTGGATGTTTCGGTGAATGAAATTGCGACGACGCTGCAATTATACTTTTCGGGCCAACGCTTCGGGTATTTTATCATGAATGGTAAACAATACCAGGTAATTGGTCAGGCGATGAAAGAAAAACGCGACGATCCTTCCGATTTGCGCGGGATCCAGGTACGCAGTGGATCGGGGCAGCTCATTCCGTTGGATAACCTGGTAACAGTGACCAATGAATCGAGTCCACCGTCGCTGTTTCGCTACAACCGTTACGTTTCGGCAACTGTTTCGGCACAAACTGCAGATGGAAAAACCATTGGTGACGGAATTGCAGCCATGGACAAGATCGCAGAAAAGATCCTTCCGGAGAGTTTTTCTCACAGTTTGGGCGGAACATCGAAAGAATTTGCCGAAAGCGGTTCAAGCTTATTGTTCGCCTTTTTACTCGCGCTGGTGCTGGTTTACCTGGTATTGGCGGCGCAATTCGAAAGTTTCAGCGATCCGGTGATTATCATGTGTACCATCTTGCTGGCGTCGGCCGGAGCTTTACTTTCCTTATGGCTCACCGACCAAACGCTCAATATTTTCTCCGAAATCGGGATCATTGTTTTGGTTGGTTTGGTGACCAAAAACGGGATCCTGATCGTGGAATTTGCCAATCAGCGCAAAAAAGACGGCCTTTCGGTGAGAGAAGCCATTATTGATGCTTCGGCAGCCCGTTTCCGCCCCATTTTAATGACCACGCTGGCAACCATTCTCGGAGCATTGCCCATTGCCCTTGCGTTGGGTGAAGCTTCCACAAGCCGTGTTTCGATGGGAATTTCCATTGTGGGTGGTCTGGCATTCTCGCTCATTCTCACGTTGTACATGGTTCCGGGGTTGTATATCTATATGTCATCAAAAAAACGCTCATGA